A region from the Janthinobacterium agaricidamnosum genome encodes:
- a CDS encoding sensor domain-containing protein encodes MNRVPTSPDFIADALQLIALPACACDACGMVVAANGALQSLLGRDISGWLLADCFTDAYRASSTSMLRGALGAAGRERQWDSSLQGEAGAIAVQVWSRPLLVDDGLPGATLVFADIRVQQRDQQALRKTLLEQQAILESAAVGIIFSKGGFIEECNIRAAEMLGYARHQLTGMPGAVLYRSAEHCRALGLEAAPLLSKGKPYRTELELRRQDGTLFWSRLHGRAVDPLNTHDGTVWIIEDISDHRRDEDQLRRAMLEMQAVMDNAPLAIGFQRDKGVLRYNRRFAECFGFDGDSGVGLAVADLYPSRAAYENVVRQAAPLLRRGLPFQGEMEMRRRDGSTFWALAYGYVLNPENQPDRALRDTIWLFDDRSAQKAAEEATRQLMLKQQAILDNASVGILFSRSRLILRCNPRFAEMFGYAQEEMTAMPAAELFPSPAAYEAFGVQATPLLGQGLPYEQDESLFRRRDGSLFWCRIRAKAVDQAHSEQGAIWILEDITASRQAQMEVAAIMTNASVSILYTKNRQITRYNLGFAAMFGYSGDEALGLPGRALYVSQQSYDLLGAAAFPFLSVGKPFQTEVEMMRRDGSTLWAQLIAYVVNPDDPAAGTIWIIEDRTEAKRAEESLRNALLENQAILDSAVLGISVIEGGYNLRANSKMEELFGYGPGEINGLSVRALYPDVAAWKVARGETARDFDAGRVHMSEYQLVRKDGSRFWARLSGRPFDLAHAHGRSVWLVDDVTARREAAEAVRRARDELELRVQERTAELAGANLLLQGEIVERRQAEARVHHMAYHDNLTGLPNRALLSDRLERAMLASQRSERKLAVMFIDLDRFKTINDSLGHMTGDLLLKEVAARLCGAVRASDTVARLGGDEFVVLVPGIRGGEEAARVAEKIIEALTPAFPLDGHVLHVTPSIGICLYPDDGGDVDALMRHADAAMYHAKGNGRNNYQFFTQTMNQAAALHFDLESSLRTALALQQFELVYQPVIDIATRRLHGMEVLLRWRRPGQGLVLPDRFIPIMEENGLIVPVGEWVMRQACEQSMAWQRQGLQPVPLAVNLSPRQFMHKGLVAAIGAVVRETGIDPSLLEFEITETALMQHGEHTLEILRQINGMGLRLSIDDFGTGYSSLAYLKRFPVKKVKIDRAFIKDLEHSAEDRAIVSAIIALADSLQLSAVAEGVETEEQFALLQANGCRYAQGYLFSAPVPAVNAQALLERVVKTSSA; translated from the coding sequence ATGAACCGCGTACCGACCAGTCCCGATTTCATCGCCGATGCCTTGCAGCTGATCGCCTTGCCTGCTTGCGCCTGCGATGCCTGCGGCATGGTGGTGGCCGCGAATGGCGCCTTGCAGTCCTTGCTGGGCAGGGATATATCGGGCTGGTTGCTGGCCGACTGTTTTACGGACGCCTACCGCGCGTCGAGCACCAGCATGCTGCGCGGCGCGCTCGGCGCGGCCGGGCGCGAGCGACAGTGGGACAGCAGCCTGCAAGGGGAGGCGGGCGCCATCGCCGTGCAGGTATGGTCGAGGCCGCTGCTGGTGGACGATGGCTTGCCGGGCGCGACCCTCGTGTTTGCCGACATCCGCGTGCAGCAGCGCGACCAGCAAGCCCTGCGCAAGACCTTGCTGGAACAGCAGGCCATCCTGGAAAGCGCGGCCGTCGGCATCATCTTTTCCAAGGGCGGCTTTATCGAGGAATGCAATATCCGCGCCGCCGAGATGCTCGGCTATGCGCGCCACCAGCTGACGGGCATGCCGGGCGCGGTGCTGTACCGCTCCGCCGAGCATTGCCGCGCGCTGGGACTGGAAGCGGCGCCGCTGCTGTCGAAGGGCAAGCCGTACCGTACGGAGCTGGAATTGCGGCGCCAGGACGGCACCCTGTTCTGGAGCCGCCTGCACGGGCGCGCCGTCGATCCCTTGAATACGCATGACGGCACGGTCTGGATCATCGAGGATATCAGCGACCACCGGCGCGATGAAGACCAGCTGCGCCGTGCCATGCTGGAAATGCAGGCCGTGATGGACAACGCGCCGCTGGCCATCGGCTTCCAGCGCGACAAGGGCGTGCTGCGCTACAACCGGCGCTTCGCCGAATGCTTCGGCTTCGATGGCGACAGCGGCGTGGGCCTGGCCGTCGCCGACCTGTATCCGTCGCGCGCGGCCTACGAGAACGTCGTGCGGCAGGCTGCGCCCCTGCTGCGGCGCGGCCTGCCGTTCCAGGGCGAGATGGAGATGCGCCGCCGCGACGGTTCGACCTTCTGGGCGCTGGCCTACGGCTATGTGCTGAACCCGGAAAACCAGCCCGACCGCGCGCTGCGCGACACGATCTGGCTGTTCGATGACCGCAGCGCGCAAAAGGCGGCCGAGGAGGCGACGCGCCAGCTGATGCTCAAGCAGCAGGCCATCCTCGATAATGCCTCCGTCGGCATCCTGTTTTCGCGTTCGCGCCTGATCCTGCGCTGCAATCCCCGCTTCGCCGAAATGTTCGGCTACGCGCAGGAGGAGATGACGGCCATGCCCGCCGCCGAACTGTTTCCCTCGCCGGCCGCCTACGAGGCATTCGGCGTGCAGGCGACGCCGCTGCTGGGACAGGGCTTGCCGTACGAGCAGGACGAATCGCTGTTCCGCCGCCGCGATGGCAGCCTGTTCTGGTGCCGCATCCGCGCCAAGGCCGTCGACCAGGCGCACAGCGAGCAGGGCGCCATCTGGATCCTCGAAGACATCACGGCCAGCCGCCAGGCGCAGATGGAGGTGGCGGCCATCATGACGAATGCCTCGGTCAGCATCCTGTACACCAAAAACCGCCAGATCACGCGCTATAACCTGGGCTTTGCCGCGATGTTCGGCTACAGCGGCGACGAGGCGCTGGGCTTGCCCGGGCGCGCCCTGTACGTGTCGCAGCAATCGTACGATTTATTGGGCGCGGCCGCGTTTCCCTTCCTGTCCGTCGGCAAGCCCTTCCAGACGGAAGTGGAGATGATGCGCCGCGACGGCAGCACTCTGTGGGCGCAGCTGATCGCCTATGTCGTCAACCCGGACGACCCGGCCGCCGGCACCATCTGGATCATCGAGGACCGCACGGAAGCCAAGCGCGCCGAAGAATCGCTGCGCAACGCGCTGCTGGAAAACCAGGCCATCCTCGACAGCGCCGTGCTGGGCATCTCGGTGATAGAGGGGGGCTACAATTTGCGCGCCAACAGCAAGATGGAAGAGCTGTTCGGCTATGGACCCGGCGAGATCAACGGCCTGTCCGTGCGGGCCCTGTATCCGGACGTGGCCGCGTGGAAGGTGGCGCGCGGCGAGACGGCGCGCGATTTCGATGCGGGCAGGGTGCACATGTCGGAATACCAGCTGGTGCGCAAGGATGGCAGCCGTTTCTGGGCGCGCCTGTCCGGCCGGCCGTTCGACCTGGCGCATGCGCATGGCCGTTCCGTGTGGCTGGTCGACGACGTGACGGCGCGCCGCGAGGCGGCCGAGGCGGTGCGCCGCGCGCGCGATGAACTGGAACTGCGCGTGCAGGAACGCACGGCCGAACTGGCCGGCGCCAACCTGCTGCTGCAGGGCGAAATCGTCGAGCGGCGCCAGGCCGAGGCGCGGGTGCACCACATGGCTTACCACGACAACCTGACGGGCTTGCCGAACCGCGCGCTGCTGTCGGACCGGCTGGAACGGGCCATGCTGGCCTCGCAGCGCTCGGAGCGCAAGCTGGCCGTGATGTTCATCGACCTCGATCGTTTCAAGACCATCAACGATTCGCTGGGCCACATGACGGGCGATCTGCTGCTCAAGGAAGTGGCCGCGCGGCTGTGCGGCGCCGTGCGCGCCAGCGACACGGTGGCGCGCCTGGGCGGCGATGAATTCGTCGTGCTGGTGCCGGGCATCCGCGGCGGCGAGGAAGCGGCGCGCGTGGCGGAGAAGATCATCGAGGCGCTCACGCCCGCCTTTCCGCTCGACGGCCACGTGCTGCACGTGACGCCGTCGATCGGCATCTGCCTGTATCCGGACGACGGCGGCGATGTCGACGCCCTGATGCGCCATGCCGATGCGGCCATGTACCACGCCAAGGGCAACGGCCGCAACAACTACCAGTTCTTCACGCAGACGATGAACCAGGCGGCGGCCCTGCACTTCGATCTGGAAAGCAGCTTGCGCACGGCGCTGGCGCTGCAGCAGTTCGAGCTGGTTTACCAGCCCGTCATCGATATCGCCACGCGCCGCCTGCACGGCATGGAAGTGCTGCTGCGCTGGCGCCGTCCGGGCCAAGGCCTGGTGCTGCCCGACCGCTTCATTCCCATCATGGAAGAAAACGGCTTGATCGTGCCGGTGGGCGAGTGGGTGATGCGCCAGGCCTGCGAGCAAAGCATGGCCTGGCAACGTCAGGGCTTGCAGCCGGTGCCGCTGGCCGTGAATCTGTCGCCGCGCCAGTTCATGCACAAGGGCCTGGTGGCGGCGATTGGCGCCGTGGTGCGGGAAACGGGGATCGATCCGTCGCTGCTGGAATTCGAGATCACCGAGACGGCGCTGATGCAGCACGGCGAGCATACCCTGGAGATTCTGCGGCAGATCAACGGCATGGGCCTGCGCCTGTCGATCGACGATTTCGGCACCGGTTATTCCAGCCTGGCCTACCTGAAGCGCTTCCCCGTGAAGAAGGTCAAGATCGACCGCGCCTTCATCAAGGACCTCGAGCACAGCGCGGAAGACCGCGCCATCGTGTCGGCCATCATCGCGCTGGCCGACAGCCTGCAATTGTCGGCCGTGGCCGAGGGCGTGGAAACGGAGGAGCAGTTCGCGCTGCTGCAGGCGAACGGCTGCCGCTATGCGCAGGGCTATCTGTTTTCCGCGCCCGTGCCGGCGGTCAATGCGCAGGCCTTGCTGGAACGCGTTGTTAAGACTTCGAGCGCCTAA
- the xth gene encoding exodeoxyribonuclease III: MKLATWNVNSLKVRLPQVLQWLTDNPVDILCLQETKLTDDKFPVAEIEAAGYQVVFSGQKTYNGVAILSKLPITDVVKNNPRYDDAQQRILAATIGGVRVVCAYVPNGQSVDSDKYEYKLGWLSALHDWLAEEAQQHPQLAVVGDYNIAPDDRDVHDPVAWAGQVLVSDKERAALQRLFDIGLTDAFRLFEQAEKSFSWWDYRQLGFRLNKGLRIDHILLSPALAARCTACVIDRVPRKWEQPSDHAPVVATID, translated from the coding sequence ATGAAACTCGCCACCTGGAACGTCAACTCGCTCAAAGTGCGCCTGCCGCAAGTGCTGCAGTGGCTGACCGACAACCCGGTCGACATACTGTGCCTGCAAGAAACCAAGCTCACGGATGACAAGTTCCCCGTCGCCGAGATCGAGGCGGCCGGCTACCAGGTGGTCTTCAGCGGCCAGAAGACCTACAACGGCGTGGCCATCCTGTCGAAGCTGCCGATCACCGACGTGGTAAAGAACAACCCGCGCTATGACGATGCGCAGCAGCGCATCCTGGCCGCCACCATAGGCGGCGTGCGGGTCGTCTGCGCCTACGTGCCGAACGGCCAGAGCGTCGACTCGGACAAATACGAATACAAGCTGGGCTGGCTGTCCGCCCTGCACGACTGGCTGGCCGAAGAAGCGCAGCAGCACCCGCAGCTGGCCGTCGTCGGCGACTACAATATCGCGCCCGACGACCGCGACGTGCACGATCCCGTCGCCTGGGCAGGCCAGGTGCTGGTCTCGGACAAGGAACGCGCCGCCCTGCAGCGCCTGTTCGACATCGGCTTGACGGACGCTTTCCGCCTGTTTGAACAGGCGGAAAAATCGTTCAGCTGGTGGGATTACCGCCAGCTGGGCTTCCGCCTGAACAAGGGCCTGCGCATCGACCACATCCTGCTCTCGCCCGCTCTCGCAGCCCGCTGCACGGCCTGCGTGATCGACCGCGTGCCGCGCAAGTGGGAACAGCCGTCCGATCATGCGCCGGTGGTGGCGACGATTGATTGA
- a CDS encoding DUF1653 domain-containing protein: protein MRYRHYKGGIYELVCEATLEADLTPMIVYRAADGSIWTRPKDVFFQLIEVEGVMVQRFAPIN, encoded by the coding sequence ATGCGTTATCGGCACTATAAGGGCGGCATTTACGAACTCGTGTGCGAAGCCACGCTGGAAGCGGATCTGACGCCGATGATCGTCTATCGCGCCGCCGACGGTTCCATCTGGACCCGTCCGAAAGACGTTTTTTTTCAACTGATCGAAGTCGAAGGCGTCATGGTCCAGCGTTTCGCTCCCATCAACTGA
- a CDS encoding CreA family protein, with translation MRKLLPAALVLGFACAAAHAETIGSVDTVFKLIGPDHKIVVEAYDDPRVAGVSCYLSRAKTGGIKGAVGLAEDKADAAVACRQVGPLQFKGKLPRQEEVFTERASIFFKHVRVVRMVDSKRNALVYLVYSDRLIEGSPKNSVTAVAVPGDQPIPVR, from the coding sequence ATGCGTAAATTGCTGCCTGCCGCTTTGGTGCTGGGCTTTGCCTGCGCCGCGGCGCATGCCGAAACCATCGGTTCGGTCGATACGGTGTTCAAACTGATCGGCCCTGACCATAAAATTGTCGTTGAAGCGTATGATGATCCGCGCGTCGCCGGCGTCAGCTGCTATCTGTCGCGCGCCAAGACGGGCGGCATCAAGGGCGCCGTCGGCCTGGCCGAAGACAAGGCCGATGCGGCCGTGGCTTGCCGCCAGGTGGGGCCGCTGCAATTCAAGGGCAAGCTGCCGCGCCAGGAAGAAGTGTTCACCGAGCGCGCCTCGATCTTCTTCAAGCACGTGCGCGTCGTGCGCATGGTCGACAGCAAGCGCAATGCGCTGGTCTACCTCGTGTATTCCGACCGCCTGATCGAGGGCAGCCCGAAAAACAGCGTCACCGCCGTCGCCGTGCCTGGCGACCAGCCGATCCCCGTCCGTTAA
- a CDS encoding leucyl aminopeptidase, producing the protein MDFSIKAFDTKSTLGTAKSGCIAVAVFENKKLSPAAKSLDSKGAISAALKSGDISGKPGSTLLLRAVDGVAAERVLLVGMGSDDTVSEKSFTTGVQAALKAFGSLGAADAIIALPLAEVKERDVNWAIRCVVQAAHDSEYRCDSQKSKKDPAPAGVRKIVLAAPATAATRGALAQAIAIANGSDLTRKLGDLPANIANPTYLASTAKQLAKDYKFEVEVLDRKQLEALKMGSFLSVTNGSEQPPKFIVLKHMGGKAKDAPVVLVGKGITFDTGGISIKAGPGMDEMKYDMCGAASVLGTFRAIGEMNLKLNVIGVIAACENMPSGRATKPGDIVTSMNGLTIEVLNTDAEGRLVLCDALTYAERFKPAAVVDIATLTGACVVALGHHNSGLFTRSDAAHDQLANELLAAGKQSSDTAWRMPIEEAYNEQLKSNFADLANIGTPGGGSVTAAAFLENFTKKYTWAHLDIAGTAWKSGGSKGATGRPVPLLTTFLINRV; encoded by the coding sequence ATGGACTTTAGCATAAAAGCATTCGATACCAAGAGCACCCTCGGCACGGCCAAAAGCGGATGCATCGCGGTTGCGGTATTCGAAAACAAAAAACTGTCGCCAGCGGCAAAATCGCTGGACAGCAAGGGTGCGATTTCGGCTGCGCTGAAGTCCGGCGACATCAGCGGCAAGCCTGGCAGCACCTTGCTGCTGCGCGCAGTCGATGGCGTCGCCGCCGAACGTGTTCTGCTGGTAGGCATGGGCAGCGATGACACTGTCAGCGAAAAAAGCTTCACGACCGGCGTACAAGCCGCGCTGAAGGCCTTCGGCTCGCTGGGCGCTGCGGACGCCATTATCGCATTACCGCTGGCTGAAGTGAAAGAGCGCGACGTAAATTGGGCAATCCGTTGCGTGGTGCAAGCAGCACATGACAGCGAATACCGCTGCGACTCGCAAAAAAGCAAAAAAGATCCAGCGCCGGCAGGCGTGCGCAAGATCGTCCTGGCAGCGCCAGCAACGGCAGCCACGCGCGGCGCGCTGGCACAAGCCATCGCCATCGCCAACGGTTCCGACCTGACGCGCAAGCTGGGCGACCTGCCGGCGAACATCGCCAATCCGACCTACCTGGCCAGCACGGCCAAGCAGCTGGCCAAGGATTACAAGTTCGAAGTCGAAGTACTGGACCGCAAACAGCTCGAAGCGCTGAAAATGGGCAGCTTCCTGTCCGTCACCAACGGCAGCGAGCAGCCGCCGAAATTCATCGTCCTGAAACACATGGGCGGCAAGGCCAAGGATGCGCCGGTGGTCCTGGTCGGCAAGGGCATCACCTTCGACACGGGCGGCATTTCGATCAAGGCCGGTCCTGGCATGGATGAAATGAAGTACGACATGTGCGGCGCCGCCTCGGTACTGGGCACCTTCCGCGCCATCGGCGAAATGAACCTGAAGCTGAACGTCATCGGCGTCATAGCCGCATGCGAAAACATGCCGTCGGGCCGCGCCACCAAGCCGGGCGACATCGTCACCTCCATGAACGGCCTGACCATCGAAGTGCTGAACACGGACGCCGAAGGCCGTCTGGTGCTGTGCGACGCGCTGACCTACGCCGAACGTTTCAAGCCGGCAGCCGTGGTCGATATCGCCACCCTGACGGGCGCTTGCGTCGTCGCCTTGGGCCACCACAACAGCGGCCTGTTTACGCGCAGCGATGCGGCGCATGACCAGCTGGCCAATGAACTGCTGGCAGCGGGCAAGCAATCGAGCGACACGGCATGGCGCATGCCGATCGAAGAGGCGTACAACGAACAGCTGAAGTCGAACTTCGCCGACCTGGCCAACATCGGCACGCCAGGCGGCGGCTCGGTGACGGCAGCGGCCTTCCTGGAAAACTTCACCAAGAAGTACACCTGGGCGCATCTGGACATCGCCGGCACGGCATGGAAATCGGGCGGATCGAAGGGCGCGACCGGCCGTCCAGTACCACTGCTCACCACGTTCCTGATCAACCGGGTATAA
- the lptF gene encoding LPS export ABC transporter permease LptF: MIFQRALRRELASAAGATFTVLFSILLTWMLIGILGKAAGGKIASADVMSLMVFSALMQLPTIIILTGFISVLMVVTRSYKESEMVVWFASGLSLSRWIWPVLSFGLPLVLATGVLSLYATPWAQKKSDEYVARFEKREDLQKVTPGQFRESAGSNRIFFVEGASGEKNVVQNVFVNTVDEKGSAVVVVAKEGVINTDAKGERFLVLKSGRRYQGVPTQADFQTMEFEQYIMRIESKQQELGAELGVRAMSTMALVADPNPYTMAELLWRVSAPLIGLMLILLAIPLGFVNPRAGSSANLIIALLIFFTYSNLIKVVEASVKQGRLTFGLAWWPLHLLAALAVVALFAWRLNVNHRYHPLVLLAAFKRARRAGKPSKAVSK, encoded by the coding sequence ATGATCTTTCAACGCGCCCTTCGACGTGAATTGGCTAGTGCCGCCGGGGCCACCTTCACTGTTTTGTTCAGCATCCTGCTCACCTGGATGCTGATCGGTATTCTCGGCAAGGCGGCGGGCGGCAAGATCGCGTCGGCCGACGTCATGTCCCTGATGGTCTTTTCCGCCCTGATGCAGCTGCCCACCATCATCATCCTCACCGGATTCATTTCGGTGCTGATGGTCGTCACGCGCAGCTACAAGGAGTCGGAGATGGTGGTGTGGTTCGCCTCGGGCCTGAGCCTGTCGCGCTGGATCTGGCCCGTGCTCAGCTTCGGCCTGCCGCTGGTGCTGGCCACCGGCGTCCTGAGTTTGTACGCCACGCCGTGGGCGCAAAAGAAAAGCGATGAATATGTGGCGCGCTTTGAAAAGCGCGAAGACCTGCAGAAAGTCACGCCGGGCCAGTTCCGCGAATCGGCCGGCAGCAACCGTATCTTTTTCGTCGAGGGCGCCAGCGGCGAAAAGAACGTGGTGCAGAACGTCTTCGTCAATACCGTCGATGAAAAAGGCAGCGCCGTCGTCGTCGTCGCGAAGGAAGGCGTGATCAATACCGACGCCAAGGGCGAACGCTTCCTGGTGCTCAAGAGCGGCCGCCGCTACCAGGGCGTGCCGACACAGGCGGACTTCCAGACCATGGAATTCGAGCAGTACATCATGCGCATCGAGAGCAAGCAGCAGGAACTGGGCGCGGAACTGGGCGTGCGCGCCATGAGCACCATGGCCCTGGTCGCCGATCCGAATCCCTACACCATGGCCGAGTTGCTGTGGCGGGTCAGTGCGCCGCTGATCGGCCTGATGCTGATCCTGCTGGCCATTCCGCTGGGCTTTGTCAATCCGCGTGCCGGCAGTTCGGCCAACCTGATCATCGCCCTGCTGATTTTCTTCACCTACAGCAATCTGATCAAGGTCGTCGAAGCGAGCGTGAAACAGGGGCGCCTGACCTTCGGTCTGGCCTGGTGGCCGCTGCACCTGCTGGCGGCGCTGGCCGTGGTTGCGCTGTTTGCGTGGCGCCTGAATGTGAATCACCGCTATCATCCGCTGGTCCTGCTGGCGGCTTTCAAGCGCGCGCGCCGCGCCGGCAAACCAAGTAAAGCGGTATCGAAATGA
- the lptG gene encoding LPS export ABC transporter permease LptG has translation MKILQRYFAVSIFQAVLFVLLAFLALQAFIDLTGELPKVGRNGYTIQYAFLYVLVLVPGHVYEVMPIAALIGTIYTMAQFAASSEFTIMRASSMSTAMAAGFLFRIGIVFVVITFIFGEVITPRTEPLAERLKLTSRGAAVSSEFRSGLWTKDMVKSDGLTGTVTGSRFFNVGEARADGQLKNVKLYEFDTDMRLRTLTVAKGATYQGNNIWRLTDVTETSFSNSAATSPGFEPKLANYYGQETSLVRTVQSASKDMTSEVTPKILTVSASDPERMSASELAVYTRHLAENKQETERFRIAFWKKLIDPLAIFVLMALALPFAYMHTRSGGISLKIFIGIMIGVSFMLVNTLFSHLGLLSTWPAFLTAVAPSALYLLLALGALWWVERH, from the coding sequence ATGAAGATTTTACAGCGCTATTTTGCGGTCTCGATATTCCAGGCGGTGCTGTTCGTGCTGCTGGCCTTTCTGGCTTTGCAAGCCTTCATCGACCTGACGGGCGAGTTGCCCAAGGTGGGCCGCAACGGCTACACCATCCAGTATGCCTTCCTGTATGTGCTGGTGCTGGTGCCGGGGCACGTGTACGAGGTGATGCCGATCGCGGCGCTGATCGGCACCATCTACACGATGGCGCAGTTTGCCGCCAGTTCCGAATTTACCATCATGCGCGCATCGAGCATGTCGACGGCGATGGCCGCCGGTTTCCTGTTCCGCATCGGTATCGTCTTCGTCGTCATCACCTTCATCTTCGGCGAGGTGATCACGCCGCGCACGGAGCCGCTGGCCGAACGCCTCAAGCTGACCTCGCGCGGCGCGGCCGTGTCGAGCGAGTTTCGCTCGGGCCTGTGGACCAAGGACATGGTCAAGAGCGACGGCCTGACGGGTACCGTCACCGGCTCGCGCTTTTTCAATGTGGGCGAAGCGCGTGCGGACGGCCAGCTGAAAAACGTCAAGCTGTATGAATTCGACACCGATATGCGTTTGCGCACCCTGACCGTGGCCAAAGGCGCGACGTATCAGGGCAATAATATCTGGCGTCTGACCGATGTGACGGAAACCTCGTTCTCGAACAGCGCGGCCACCTCGCCCGGCTTCGAGCCAAAGCTGGCGAACTACTATGGGCAGGAAACGAGTCTGGTGCGCACGGTGCAGAGCGCCAGCAAGGACATGACGTCGGAAGTGACGCCGAAGATCCTGACGGTGTCGGCGTCCGACCCCGAGCGCATGTCGGCCAGCGAACTGGCCGTGTACACGCGCCACCTGGCCGAGAACAAGCAGGAAACCGAGCGTTTCCGCATCGCTTTCTGGAAAAAGCTGATCGATCCGCTGGCCATCTTCGTGCTGATGGCGCTGGCGCTGCCGTTCGCCTACATGCATACGCGCAGCGGCGGCATCAGCCTGAAGATATTCATCGGCATCATGATCGGCGTGAGCTTCATGCTGGTCAACACCCTGTTCTCGCATCTTGGCTTGCTCAGCACCTGGCCCGCCTTCCTGACGGCGGTGGCGCCGAGCGCCCTGTATCTGCTGCTGGCGCTGGGCGCCCTGTGGTGGGTGGAGCGGCACTGA
- a CDS encoding sirohydrochlorin chelatase — protein sequence METNVKQALILFAHGARAASWAAPFERLRDLTQARMPGASVHLAFLELMTPRLPELVASLLAELPAGAILDVTVVPVFLGQGGHVLRDLPLLLEELRQQHPALRLKVVEAVGENASVLAAIADYCVAAPGSSPLP from the coding sequence ATGGAGACGAACGTGAAACAGGCATTGATCTTGTTTGCCCATGGCGCGCGCGCCGCATCGTGGGCCGCCCCCTTCGAGCGGCTGCGCGACCTGACCCAGGCGCGCATGCCCGGCGCCAGCGTGCACCTGGCCTTCCTGGAACTGATGACGCCACGCCTGCCCGAGCTGGTGGCGAGCCTGCTGGCCGAGCTGCCCGCCGGCGCCATCCTCGACGTCACCGTGGTACCCGTGTTCCTGGGGCAGGGCGGGCATGTGCTGCGCGACTTGCCGTTGCTGCTGGAAGAACTGCGCCAGCAGCATCCGGCACTGCGCCTGAAGGTGGTCGAGGCGGTGGGCGAGAACGCCAGCGTGCTCGCCGCCATCGCCGATTACTGCGTGGCGGCGCCAGGTTCCAGCCCTTTGCCTTGA
- a CDS encoding Stealth CR1 domain-containing protein: protein MSGIDIVYLWVDGADPAWRARRRHAYAAWAQAHPGQLALHGNVAGRYRDNGELRYNLRALERFFPGHGHIYLLTDRQVPHWLRASKRLTVIDHASLMPDASLPVFDSGHIESYLHHIPGLSERFLYLNDDVFFGAPFEPAFWFGGEGDRRLSVFTESALHDDVPGLRADVAAPVNCATLSRQWLSAQYPAYLHEPRLYAHAPRPMLKSALHALEGLAPAMFAAVRETVFRSWQVPALLPDLVPRWMVHQGIARSRMLDPLHIASGDAQAPQQLEELAARFGSLPFFCINDTCDEAGDDDPRLLRVAATLQRLLPLPSSFEVA, encoded by the coding sequence TTGAGCGGCATCGACATCGTCTACCTGTGGGTAGACGGCGCCGATCCCGCCTGGCGCGCGCGCCGGCGACACGCCTATGCCGCCTGGGCGCAGGCGCATCCTGGCCAGCTGGCCCTGCACGGCAACGTGGCGGGGCGCTACCGCGACAACGGCGAACTGCGCTACAACCTGCGCGCGCTCGAGCGTTTCTTTCCCGGCCATGGCCACATCTATCTGCTGACGGACCGGCAAGTGCCCCACTGGCTGCGCGCATCAAAGCGCCTGACCGTGATCGACCATGCGAGCCTGATGCCCGATGCCTCCCTGCCGGTGTTCGACTCCGGTCATATCGAATCGTACCTGCACCATATTCCGGGATTGTCCGAACGCTTCCTGTATCTGAACGACGACGTATTTTTCGGCGCGCCGTTCGAGCCTGCATTCTGGTTTGGCGGAGAAGGGGACCGGCGTTTGAGTGTTTTCACGGAGAGCGCGCTGCACGATGATGTGCCGGGCTTGCGCGCCGACGTGGCGGCGCCCGTCAATTGCGCGACCTTGTCGCGGCAATGGCTGTCGGCGCAGTACCCCGCTTACCTGCATGAACCGCGCCTGTATGCGCATGCGCCGCGGCCCATGCTGAAAAGCGCGCTGCATGCGCTGGAAGGGCTGGCGCCGGCCATGTTTGCCGCTGTGCGCGAGACGGTGTTCCGCTCGTGGCAGGTGCCGGCATTGCTGCCCGACCTGGTGCCGCGCTGGATGGTGCATCAGGGGATTGCGCGCTCGCGCATGCTCGACCCGCTGCATATCGCCAGCGGCGATGCGCAGGCGCCGCAGCAGCTTGAGGAACTGGCGGCGCGTTTCGGCAGCTTGCCGTTTTTCTGCATCAACGATACCTGCGACGAGGCCGGCGACGACGACCCGCGCCTGCTGCGCGTGGCCGCTACCTTGCAGCGGCTGCTGCCGCTGCCGTCATCGTTTGAAGTTGCTTAA